A window of the Cannabis sativa cultivar Pink pepper isolate KNU-18-1 chromosome X, ASM2916894v1, whole genome shotgun sequence genome harbors these coding sequences:
- the LOC115719082 gene encoding histone-lysine N-methyltransferase ATXR7 isoform X3: protein MVSSTEFLHDSHSSFPKKRLKLCDDTSSSQESSSIEFEMSCQSNGNSSGLQDPSGGGGGGGALPLATGWMYINECGQMCGPYIERQLYEGLSTGFLPEDLPVYPILNGALLNSVPLTYFKHFPDHVSTGFAFLRLGTPTQPTLSPAFPSTHLPQFDPNSYPLQLSNWFYLDHEGMKMGPHSLQELCSWHQCGYLRDSTMVYHADKTPFRLISVINACKTYKPEIFTRPVTSLTNHSSSSPSFLDEICDQVSNQLHLGITKAARRVVLDEIISCVIADFVSTKKASNEAATTCSTHQRKPEIFEVKDINSRSSRDTTISNHFADQNTNKGSIEPFIITKSAGSIENFWGSYAVVRRFLLDYCMQVTWNAVFYDIISEYSSAWRKTKLWSGYPFVRKPAQLSNCVTMFKKPPDVDCSERNDLACDVDCPPGFGPFRKESNDHADGSYMSSPSPALLRSKSSTHMNSSCTTCIYEDVDCIVKSVEHELHSSAMVSLTDFVNFFVEGEVRKLIGSYEHDRLNKVNLTPKLEECDKLKICSNETSAQTTSSNVCPSLPMMTKPSHGIVFENHMPELFSAVFKELCVHGDDLVADQESSEPPPPGFEDDSRTFAPSNVNKFRPSRSNQRIPKIGEYVTTAMCRQRLHEDVLKELKLSFVKYTLHQFMSSWHTSKKLRKLECNEEGAHHADNKLPGSSAATPTMGKYTSICKKSCQNKLGSSPLVTPINNGLQKIQRKNKLPENSRKEHASKDVAAVKKIERPAIISKKTGQNKHHSEPSVKGTSLQTIVKLKGSLSNSQPAAKNPSSEGGPKASHKIQRNKFFKGSIKPAKTQVSASLEKHDGVEKVGSGNKFFKGSIKPAKTQVSASLENHDGVEKVGSGNKFFKGSIKPAKTQVLASLKNHDGVEKVGSGNKFFKGSIKPAKTQVSASLENHDGVEKVGSGNDHDVKVQEECCKLMKASKLKRKRVIDSAPSLNSKKIFKVANRAAKQVSSRQATVKKAKSRKTINLCPRSDGCARASIDGWEWRKWSICASPSERVRVRGSKHVHVDHLGSDITTSQWSNSKGLSARTNRAKLRNLVAAAEGADLLKATQLKARKKQLRFQRSKIHDWGLVALESIEAEDFVIEYVGELIRPRISDIRERHYEKMGIGSSYLFRLDDGYVVDATKRGGIARFINHSCEPNCYTKVISVEGEKKIFIYAKRHIAAGDEITYNYKFPLEEKKIPCNCGSRRCRGSLN, encoded by the exons ATGGTTTCGTCGACGGAATTTCTCCACGATTCACACTCTTCATTCCCTAAGAAGAGACTAAAGCTTTGCGATGATACATCATCCTCACAAGAATCGTCTTCCATTGAATTCGAGATGAGCTGCCAGTCTAATGGAAATAGCAGTGGTTTGCAAGACCCGTCTGGTGGCGGCGGAGGTGGCGGTGCTCTTCCTCTGGCCACCGGATGGATGTATATCAACGAGTGTGGCCAAATGTGCGGTCCATACATCGAGCGGCAGCTATACGAGGGTCTCTCCACTGGTTTTTTACCGGAAGATCTTCCTGTATATCCTATTCTCAATGGTGCCTTACTCAATTCTGTTCCTCTCACATATTTCAAACACTTCCCTGACCATGTTTCCACTGGCTTTGCATTTCTCCGTTTGGGCACACCCACGCAACCCACTCTTTCTCCTGCCTTCCCCTCCACCCATTTGCCGCAATTTGATCCCAACTCATATCCTCTGCAG TTAAGCAACTGGTTCTATCTGGACCATGAAGGGATGAAAATGGGTCCCCATTCTCTTCAAGAGTTGTGTTCTTGGCATCAATGTGGGTATCTCCGGGATTCAACCATG GTATACCATGCTGACAAAACGCCCTTTAGATTGATCTCTGTTATAAACGCTTGTAAAACTTATAAACCTGAAATTTTCACACGACCTGTTACCTCCCTAACCAATCACTCAAGCTCTTCTCCAAGCTTCCTAGATGAGATTTGTGACCAAGTTTCAAATCAATTGCACCTTGGAATTACAAAAGCTGCTCGTAGAGTTGTGTTGgatgaaattattagttgtgTTATAGCTGATTTTGTTTCTACGAAGAAAGCGTCTAACGAGGCTGCCACCACTTGTTCCACTCACCAAAGAAAG CCAGAAATTTTTGAAGTCAAGGATATTAACAGTCGCTCTTCTCGTGACACGACCATATCTAACCATTTTGCTGACCAGAACACTAATAAAGGCTCCATAGAACCTTTTATAATCACTAAATCTGCTGGAAGCATTGAAAATTTTTGGGGGTCATATGCAGTTGTCCGCCGATTTCTTCTTGACTATTGCATGCAAGTTACTTGGAATGCTGtcttttatgatattatttcaGAGTATTCATCTGCTTGGAGAAAGACAAAACTTTGGTCAGGTTATCCATTTGTCAGAAAGCCTGCTCAGTTGAGCAATTGTGTTACAATGTTTAAGAAACCACCTGATGTAGAT TGTTCAGAAAGGAACGACCTTGCTTGTGATGTGGACTGCCCTCCTGGCTTTGGGCCGTTCAGAAAGGAATCAAATGATCATGCAGATGGTTCTTATATGTCTTCTCCTTCTCCAGCACTTTTGAGATCAAAGTCATCAACACATATGAACTCTTCATGCACAACTTGTATATACGAGGATGTTGATTGCATTGTAAAAAGCGTAGAACATGAACTTCATTCATCTGCAATGGTATCATTGACTGATTTTGTCAATTTTTTCGTTGAGGGTGAAGTGAGGAAATTAATTGGGTCTTATGAACATGACAGATTAAATAAG GTTAATCTTACCCCTAAGTTGGAGGAGTGTGACAAATTGAAGATTTGTTCGAATGAAACTTCTGCACAGACAACTTCATCTAACGTTTGCCCATCTTTGCCAATGATGACTAAACCTTCTCATGGGATTGTATTTGAAAACCATATGCCTGAGTTATTCTCGGCAGTGTTTAAGGAACTCTGTGTACATGGTGATGATCTGGTGGCTGACCAAGAAAGCAGTGAGCCACCACCTCCTGGTTTTGAAGATGATTCTAGAACTTTTGCACCTTCAAATGTAAACAAATTTAGACCTTCGAGGTCCAATCAACGTATTCCTAAGATTGGGGAGTATGTTACCACAGCAATGTGCCGACAAAGGTTGCACGAGGATGTTCTTAAAGAATTGAAATTGTCATTTGTCAAATATACCCTGCATCAGTTTATGTCATCATGGCATACATCTAAAAAGCTGCGCAAGCTTGAGTGTAATGAG GAAGGAGCACACCATGCGGATAACAAGCTTCCAGGAAGTTCAGCAGCAACTCCAACAATGGGTAAATATACATCTATTTGTAAAAAGTCGTGCCAGAATAAGTTGGGTTCTTCTCCGTTGGTTACTCCAATCAACAATGGGTTacagaaaattcaaagaaagaaTAAGCTTCCAGAAAATTCAAGGAAAGAACATGCTTCCAAAGACGTTGCTGcagttaaaaaaattgaaaggccTGCTATAATTTCTAAAAAGACTGGACAGAACAAACATCATTCTGAGCCATCTGTCAAGGGTACATCTTTGCAGACCATTGTGAAATTAAAAGGCAGTTTGTCCAACAGTCAACCAGCAGCCAAGAATCCAAGTAGTGAAGGAGGACCTAAGGCTTCTCATAAAATACAGA GAAACAAGTTTTTCAAAGGTTCTATTAAACCTGCCAAAACACAGGTTTCAGCTTCTTTAGAGAAGCATGATGGTGTTGAGAAAGTGGGAAGTG GAAACAAGTTTTTCAAAGGTTCTATAAAACCTGCCAAAACACAGGTTTCAGCTTCTTTAGAGAATCATGATGGTGTTGAGAAAGTGGGAAGTG GAAACAAGTTTTTCAAAGGTTCTATTAAACCTGCCAAAACACAGGTTTTAGCTTCTTTGAAGAATCATGATGGTGTTGAGAAAGTGGGAAGTG GAAACAAGTTTTTCAAAGGTTCTATTAAACCAGCCAAAACACAGGTTTCAGCTTCTTTAGAGAATCATGATGGTGTTGAGAAAGTGGGAAGTGGTAATGACCATGATGTTAAAGTACAAGAAGAATGCTGTAAGT TAATGAAGGCATCTAAGCTAAAGAGGAAGCGTGTAATTGACAGTGCACcatcattaaattcaaaaaagatatttaaagtAGCCAACAGGGCTGCAAAGCAGGTGTCATCTAGGCAGGCCACAGTAAAAAAAGCCAAGTCAAGGAAAACAATAAACCTATGCCCTAGATCAGATGGTTGTGCTCGGGCTTCGATTGATGGATGGGAATGGCGGAAGTGGTCAATATGTGCTAGTCCTTCTGAAAGAGTCCGCGTTAGGGGAAGTAAACATGTTCACGTAGATCATTTAGGGTCTGATATTACTACATCACAGTGGTCCAATAGCAAGGGTCTTTCTGCTAGAACAAATAGGGCAAAACTGCGCAATCTTGTTGCTGCTGCAGAGGGTGCTGACCTTTTAAAAGCCACTCAATTGAAG GCAAGAAAAAAGCAGCTACGTTTCCAAAGGAGCAAGATACATGATTGGGGTCTTGTTGCCTTAGAATCGATTGAGGCTGAGGATTTCGTTATTGAATATGTGGGGGAGCTCATACGTCCCCGG ATATCTGACATACGGGAACGACATTATGAGAAGATGGGAATTGGCAGCAGTTATCTGTTTAGGCTTGATGATGGTTATGTG